From the Ctenopharyngodon idella isolate HZGC_01 chromosome 3, HZGC01, whole genome shotgun sequence genome, one window contains:
- the taok2a gene encoding serine/threonine-protein kinase TAO2 isoform X1, giving the protein MPASVRTGTLKDSEVSELFYRDDPEKLFTDLREIGHGSFGAVYFAHDVRSNEVVAIKKMSFSGKQSNEKWQDIIKEVKFLQKLRHPNTIEYKGCYLREHTAWLVMEYCLGSASDLLEVHKKPLQEVEIAAITHGALQGLAYLHSHNMIHRDVKAGNILLTEPGQVKLGDFGSASIVSPANSFVGTPYWMAPEVILAMDEGQYDGKVDVWSLGITCIELAERKPPLFNMNAMSALYHIAQNESPVLASNHWSDYFRNFVDSCLQKIPQDRPTSDVLLNHHFLCRERPHSVVMDLITRTKDAVRELDNLQYRKMKKILFQETHNGPTQEGGEEEEEAEQYLLQTGTVNSMESSQSVPSMSISASSQSSSVNSLADGSDDSAEMAMMQEGEQTVTSNSSIIHRPTARDNIYDDPYQPEMESQQQPSSAARRRVHRNRDHFATIRTASLVTRQIQEHEQGSALREQMSGYKRMRRQHQKQLLALENKLKSEMDEHQLRLDKELETQRNNFGSEADKLSKKHQAILEKEIKAAQTEEKKFQQHILNQQKKELNSLLDTQKRQYRQRKEQLKEELSENQSTPKREKQEWLLRQKECLQQIQAEEEASLLRRQRQYYELQCRQYKRKMLLARHNLEQDLLREDLNKRQTQKDLECAMLLRHHESTQELEFRQLALVQRTRADLIRTQHQSELANQMEYNKRREQELRQKHAVEVRQQPKSLKTKELQIKRQFQDTCKIQTRQYKALRNHLLETTPKSEHKTVLKRLKEEQTRKLAILAEQYDHSIKDMLSTQAVSKLRLDETQEDEYRALRMQLQQELELLNAYQSKIKMHTDTQHEREAKDLEQRVSIRRALLEQRIEEEMLSLQNERSERIRALLEHQAREIESFDSESMRLGFSNMALSGIPAEAYNQGYPNPPSSGPGGWPSRPVPRSGSQWSHGVQNSAAPPSWRSQNSTAGFSRGEQISSRERDRERDLDGMGARGFPSSRSSASSASSSSSHHHLRYMPQHYHHQSTPHLYRDSREREWGGGGGGGGGGGGHHSSSSSSHGHSHHISSHASSQSLALLPPPPPPPPISLSSSSPPSSSSSSSSQSGYGGRGESLAVRGPSLMALRNSPGPLRRTASGGGAGGSGGDGGLSRSTSVTSHISNGSHLSYS; this is encoded by the exons ATGCCTGCCAGTGTGCGTACTGGGACCCTGAAGGACTCAGAGGTGTCTGAGCTCTTCTACAGAGATGATCCTGAGAAGCTCTTCACTGATCTCCGGGAAATCGGTCATGGCAGCTTTGGAGCTGTGTACTTT GCTCATGATGTGCGTTCAAATGAAGTGGTTGCCATCAAGAAGATGTCGTTCAGTGGCAAGCAGTCCAATGAG AAATGGCAGGACATCATAAAGGAGGTGaagttcttgcagaagctcagaCACCCCAATACCATCGAATACAAAGGGTGCTACCTCAGAGAGCACACAGCATGG CTGGTGATGGAATACTGTCTAGGATCAGCCTCTGATCTTTTAGAGG TGCATAAAAAGCCTCTGCAGGAGGTGGAAATAGCTGCTATTACCCACGGTGCACTTCAGGGCCTCGCCTACCTTCACTCTCATAACATGATACACAG aGATGTGAAGGCAGGGAATATTCTGCTAACTGAGCCTGGTCAGGTGAAGCTTGGAGATTTTGGCTCTGCCTCAATCGTTTCTCCTGCCAACTCTTTTGTGGGTACACCTTACTG GATGGCCCCAGAAGTGATCCTAGCCATGGACGAGGGGCAGTACGACGGGAAGGTGGACGTCTGGTCTCTCGGCATCACCTGCATCGAACTAG CTGAAAGGAAGCCGCCCTTGTTCAATATGAATGCTATGAGTGCCTTATACCACATTGCGCAAAACGAAAGCCCTGTCCTGGCGTCAAACCATTG GTCGGACTACTTCCGTAACTTTGTGGACTCTTGTCTTCAAAAGATCCCTCAGGACAGGCCTACCTCAGATGTGCTGCTCAAT CATCATTTCCTATGTCGAGAGCGCCCCCATTCTGTAGTGATGGATCTGATCACGCGCACCAAAGACGCTGTGCGAGAGTTGGACAACCTGCAGTACAGGAAGATGAAGAAGATCCTGTTTCAGGAAACCCACAACGGCCCCACACAGGAAGgaggagaggaggaagag gaagCAGAGCAGTACCTCCTGCAGACAGGCACTGTGAACAGTATGGAGAGCTCTCAGTCTGTGCCCTCCATGTCCATCAGCGCCAGCTCCCAGAGTTCCTCAGTCAACAGCCTGGCCGATGGCTCGGACGACAGTGCTGAGATGGCCATGATGCAGGAGGGAGAACAGACTGTCACCTCTAACAGCTCCATTATACACCGCCCCACT GCACGTGATAATATTTACGACGACCCCTATCAGCCGGAGATGGAGTCACAGCAGCAGCCGTCGTCGGCCGCTCGGAGGAGGGTGCACAGAAACCGAGACCATTTTGCTACCATCCGAACAGCTTCTCTG gTGACCCGTCAGATTCAGGAGCATGAACAGGGCTCAGCTCTGAGGGAGCAGATGTCCGGGTACAAGCGCATGAGGAGGCAGCACCAGAAACAGCTGCTGGCTCTGGAGAACAAACTCAAGTCCGAGATGGATGAGCATCAGCTCAGACTGGACAAAGAGCTGGAGACCCAGAGAAACAACTTTGGCAGTGAAGCAGACAAGCTGAGTAAGAAACATCAGGCCATCCTGGAAAAAGAG aTTAAAGCTGCACagacagaagagaagaaatttcAGCAGCACATTTTGAAccagcagaagaaagaactCAACAGCCTGCTGGATACCCAGAAACGGCAGTACAGGCAACGCAAGGAGCAGCTAAAGGAG GAGCTGAGTGAGAACCAGTCCACGCCAAAGCGAGAGAAGCAGGAATGGCTGCTGAGGCAGAAGGAGTGTCTGCAGCAGATCCAGGCTGAGGAAGAGGCCTCTCTATTACGGCGACAACGGCAGTATTACGAGCTGCAGTGCAGACAGTATAAGAGGAAAATGCTGCTCGCGCGACACAATCTGGAGCAGGACCTGCTTAGAGAG GACTTGAATAAGCGTCAAACCCAGAAGGATCTGGAGTGCGCTATGTTGTTGAGACATCATGAGTCCACACAGGAGCTGGAGTTCAGGCAGCTGGCACTGGTTCAGCGTACTCGGGCTGACCTGATCCGAACGCAGCACCAGAGTGAACTGGCCAACCAAATGGAGTATAATAAGCGGCGGGAGCAGGAACTCCGTCAGAAACATGCTGTGGAGGTCCGCCAGCAACCTAAAAGCTTAAAG ACGAAAGAGCTCCAGATCAAACGTCAGTTCCAAGACACGTGTAAGATTCAGACACGGCAATACAAAGCCCTGCGGAACCACCTGCTGGAGACCACGCCCAAATCAGAGCATAAAACCGTACTGAAGAGACTCAAAGAGGAACAAACTCGTAAACTGGCCATCTTGGCCGAACAGTACGACCATTCCATCAAAGACATGCTGTCCACACAGGCTGTGAGTAAG TTGCGATTGGATGAAACGCAGGAGGATGAGTACCGAGCACTGCGCATGCAGCTGCAGCAGGAATTGGAGCTGCTGAACGCCTATCAGAGCAAAATAAAgatgcacacagacacacaacacGAGAGAGAGGCCAAAGACCTGGAGCAGAGGGTGTCTATACGGAGAGCTCTCCTTGAGCAGAGG atTGAGGAGGAGATGTTGTCTCTGCAGAATGAGCGTTCTGAGCGAATCCGGGCTCTGCTTGAGCACCAAGCTCGAGAAATCGAGTCCTTTGACTCGGAGAGCATGCGTCTGGGCTTTAGTAACATGGCACTGAGCGGAATCCCTGCTGAGGCTTACAATCAGGGTTACCCCAACCCTCCTTCCTCCGGCCCCGGGGGCTGGCCATCCCGTCCCGTGCCTCGCTCAGGCAGCCAGTGGAGCCACGGTGTCCAAAACTCAGCGGCGCCGCCCTCCTGGCGAAGTCAGAACAGTACAGCCGGGTTCAGCCGAGGGGAGCAAATCTCCAGCCGGGAGAGAGATCGAGAGAGGGATTTAGATGGAATGGGTGCCCGTGGCTTTCCGAGCTCTCGCTCCTCCGCCTCGTCTGCGTCATCATCATCCTCGCATCATCACCTCCGCTACATGCCGCAGCATTACCACCACCAGAGTACGCCACACCTGTACCGCGACAGCCGAGAGAGGGAGTGGGGAGGTggtggtggaggaggaggaggaggaggtggtcaccactcttcttcttcctcctctcATGGCCATTCGCATCACATTTCTTCCCATGCCTCTTCCCAATCCCTTGCTCTCCTccctccacctcctcctcctccacccaTCTCTCTTTCATCATCTTCTCCCccgtcctcctcctcctcttcttcatcTCAGAGTGGCTACGGTGGAAGGGGCGAGAGCTTAGCTGTGAGGGGCCCCAGCCTTATGGCTCTGAGAAACAGTCCA
- the taok2a gene encoding serine/threonine-protein kinase TAO2 isoform X2, producing the protein MPASVRTGTLKDSEVSELFYRDDPEKLFTDLREIGHGSFGAVYFAHDVRSNEVVAIKKMSFSGKQSNEKWQDIIKEVKFLQKLRHPNTIEYKGCYLREHTAWLVMEYCLGSASDLLEVHKKPLQEVEIAAITHGALQGLAYLHSHNMIHRDVKAGNILLTEPGQVKLGDFGSASIVSPANSFVGTPYWMAPEVILAMDEGQYDGKVDVWSLGITCIELAERKPPLFNMNAMSALYHIAQNESPVLASNHWSDYFRNFVDSCLQKIPQDRPTSDVLLNHHFLCRERPHSVVMDLITRTKDAVRELDNLQYRKMKKILFQETHNGPTQEGGEEEEEAEQYLLQTGTVNSMESSQSVPSMSISASSQSSSVNSLADGSDDSAEMAMMQEGEQTVTSNSSIIHRPTARDNIYDDPYQPEMESQQQPSSAARRRVHRNRDHFATIRTASLVTRQIQEHEQGSALREQMSGYKRMRRQHQKQLLALENKLKSEMDEHQLRLDKELETQRNNFGSEADKLSKKHQAILEKEIKAAQTEEKKFQQHILNQQKKELNSLLDTQKRQYRQRKEQLKEELSENQSTPKREKQEWLLRQKECLQQIQAEEEASLLRRQRQYYELQCRQYKRKMLLARHNLEQDLLREDLNKRQTQKDLECAMLLRHHESTQELEFRQLALVQRTRADLIRTQHQSELANQMEYNKRREQELRQKHAVEVRQQPKSLKTKELQIKRQFQDTCKIQTRQYKALRNHLLETTPKSEHKTVLKRLKEEQTRKLAILAEQYDHSIKDMLSTQALRLDETQEDEYRALRMQLQQELELLNAYQSKIKMHTDTQHEREAKDLEQRVSIRRALLEQRIEEEMLSLQNERSERIRALLEHQAREIESFDSESMRLGFSNMALSGIPAEAYNQGYPNPPSSGPGGWPSRPVPRSGSQWSHGVQNSAAPPSWRSQNSTAGFSRGEQISSRERDRERDLDGMGARGFPSSRSSASSASSSSSHHHLRYMPQHYHHQSTPHLYRDSREREWGGGGGGGGGGGGHHSSSSSSHGHSHHISSHASSQSLALLPPPPPPPPISLSSSSPPSSSSSSSSQSGYGGRGESLAVRGPSLMALRNSPGPLRRTASGGGAGGSGGDGGLSRSTSVTSHISNGSHLSYS; encoded by the exons ATGCCTGCCAGTGTGCGTACTGGGACCCTGAAGGACTCAGAGGTGTCTGAGCTCTTCTACAGAGATGATCCTGAGAAGCTCTTCACTGATCTCCGGGAAATCGGTCATGGCAGCTTTGGAGCTGTGTACTTT GCTCATGATGTGCGTTCAAATGAAGTGGTTGCCATCAAGAAGATGTCGTTCAGTGGCAAGCAGTCCAATGAG AAATGGCAGGACATCATAAAGGAGGTGaagttcttgcagaagctcagaCACCCCAATACCATCGAATACAAAGGGTGCTACCTCAGAGAGCACACAGCATGG CTGGTGATGGAATACTGTCTAGGATCAGCCTCTGATCTTTTAGAGG TGCATAAAAAGCCTCTGCAGGAGGTGGAAATAGCTGCTATTACCCACGGTGCACTTCAGGGCCTCGCCTACCTTCACTCTCATAACATGATACACAG aGATGTGAAGGCAGGGAATATTCTGCTAACTGAGCCTGGTCAGGTGAAGCTTGGAGATTTTGGCTCTGCCTCAATCGTTTCTCCTGCCAACTCTTTTGTGGGTACACCTTACTG GATGGCCCCAGAAGTGATCCTAGCCATGGACGAGGGGCAGTACGACGGGAAGGTGGACGTCTGGTCTCTCGGCATCACCTGCATCGAACTAG CTGAAAGGAAGCCGCCCTTGTTCAATATGAATGCTATGAGTGCCTTATACCACATTGCGCAAAACGAAAGCCCTGTCCTGGCGTCAAACCATTG GTCGGACTACTTCCGTAACTTTGTGGACTCTTGTCTTCAAAAGATCCCTCAGGACAGGCCTACCTCAGATGTGCTGCTCAAT CATCATTTCCTATGTCGAGAGCGCCCCCATTCTGTAGTGATGGATCTGATCACGCGCACCAAAGACGCTGTGCGAGAGTTGGACAACCTGCAGTACAGGAAGATGAAGAAGATCCTGTTTCAGGAAACCCACAACGGCCCCACACAGGAAGgaggagaggaggaagag gaagCAGAGCAGTACCTCCTGCAGACAGGCACTGTGAACAGTATGGAGAGCTCTCAGTCTGTGCCCTCCATGTCCATCAGCGCCAGCTCCCAGAGTTCCTCAGTCAACAGCCTGGCCGATGGCTCGGACGACAGTGCTGAGATGGCCATGATGCAGGAGGGAGAACAGACTGTCACCTCTAACAGCTCCATTATACACCGCCCCACT GCACGTGATAATATTTACGACGACCCCTATCAGCCGGAGATGGAGTCACAGCAGCAGCCGTCGTCGGCCGCTCGGAGGAGGGTGCACAGAAACCGAGACCATTTTGCTACCATCCGAACAGCTTCTCTG gTGACCCGTCAGATTCAGGAGCATGAACAGGGCTCAGCTCTGAGGGAGCAGATGTCCGGGTACAAGCGCATGAGGAGGCAGCACCAGAAACAGCTGCTGGCTCTGGAGAACAAACTCAAGTCCGAGATGGATGAGCATCAGCTCAGACTGGACAAAGAGCTGGAGACCCAGAGAAACAACTTTGGCAGTGAAGCAGACAAGCTGAGTAAGAAACATCAGGCCATCCTGGAAAAAGAG aTTAAAGCTGCACagacagaagagaagaaatttcAGCAGCACATTTTGAAccagcagaagaaagaactCAACAGCCTGCTGGATACCCAGAAACGGCAGTACAGGCAACGCAAGGAGCAGCTAAAGGAG GAGCTGAGTGAGAACCAGTCCACGCCAAAGCGAGAGAAGCAGGAATGGCTGCTGAGGCAGAAGGAGTGTCTGCAGCAGATCCAGGCTGAGGAAGAGGCCTCTCTATTACGGCGACAACGGCAGTATTACGAGCTGCAGTGCAGACAGTATAAGAGGAAAATGCTGCTCGCGCGACACAATCTGGAGCAGGACCTGCTTAGAGAG GACTTGAATAAGCGTCAAACCCAGAAGGATCTGGAGTGCGCTATGTTGTTGAGACATCATGAGTCCACACAGGAGCTGGAGTTCAGGCAGCTGGCACTGGTTCAGCGTACTCGGGCTGACCTGATCCGAACGCAGCACCAGAGTGAACTGGCCAACCAAATGGAGTATAATAAGCGGCGGGAGCAGGAACTCCGTCAGAAACATGCTGTGGAGGTCCGCCAGCAACCTAAAAGCTTAAAG ACGAAAGAGCTCCAGATCAAACGTCAGTTCCAAGACACGTGTAAGATTCAGACACGGCAATACAAAGCCCTGCGGAACCACCTGCTGGAGACCACGCCCAAATCAGAGCATAAAACCGTACTGAAGAGACTCAAAGAGGAACAAACTCGTAAACTGGCCATCTTGGCCGAACAGTACGACCATTCCATCAAAGACATGCTGTCCACACAGGCT TTGCGATTGGATGAAACGCAGGAGGATGAGTACCGAGCACTGCGCATGCAGCTGCAGCAGGAATTGGAGCTGCTGAACGCCTATCAGAGCAAAATAAAgatgcacacagacacacaacacGAGAGAGAGGCCAAAGACCTGGAGCAGAGGGTGTCTATACGGAGAGCTCTCCTTGAGCAGAGG atTGAGGAGGAGATGTTGTCTCTGCAGAATGAGCGTTCTGAGCGAATCCGGGCTCTGCTTGAGCACCAAGCTCGAGAAATCGAGTCCTTTGACTCGGAGAGCATGCGTCTGGGCTTTAGTAACATGGCACTGAGCGGAATCCCTGCTGAGGCTTACAATCAGGGTTACCCCAACCCTCCTTCCTCCGGCCCCGGGGGCTGGCCATCCCGTCCCGTGCCTCGCTCAGGCAGCCAGTGGAGCCACGGTGTCCAAAACTCAGCGGCGCCGCCCTCCTGGCGAAGTCAGAACAGTACAGCCGGGTTCAGCCGAGGGGAGCAAATCTCCAGCCGGGAGAGAGATCGAGAGAGGGATTTAGATGGAATGGGTGCCCGTGGCTTTCCGAGCTCTCGCTCCTCCGCCTCGTCTGCGTCATCATCATCCTCGCATCATCACCTCCGCTACATGCCGCAGCATTACCACCACCAGAGTACGCCACACCTGTACCGCGACAGCCGAGAGAGGGAGTGGGGAGGTggtggtggaggaggaggaggaggaggtggtcaccactcttcttcttcctcctctcATGGCCATTCGCATCACATTTCTTCCCATGCCTCTTCCCAATCCCTTGCTCTCCTccctccacctcctcctcctccacccaTCTCTCTTTCATCATCTTCTCCCccgtcctcctcctcctcttcttcatcTCAGAGTGGCTACGGTGGAAGGGGCGAGAGCTTAGCTGTGAGGGGCCCCAGCCTTATGGCTCTGAGAAACAGTCCA